A single Campylobacter hyointestinalis subsp. hyointestinalis DNA region contains:
- a CDS encoding flagellin B, giving the protein MGFRINTNIAAMNAHTNAVVNNRSLDGSLGKLSSGLRIQTAADDASGMSIADSLRAQASGLGQAVKNANDAIGIVQTADKAMDEQIKILDTIKTKAIQAAQDGQNSDSRRALQNDISRLLEELDNIAKTTSFNGQQLLNGSFSNKEFQIGAYSNETAKVSIGATDSNSIGHTRFETTMNTVWKLSASGGDITVKLSGIDGFPAGYTFKSISKGVLRVDGFKAVAEQVNALADQTGVKASAKNVQVMSVAVRGGDIKGLKINGVLIGDITVKAGDDGNILTAAINARKDETGVEASIENGKLTLATKDGRAINVDTTSAGGFSLAGGGNTGSKQSGIAYLGQLTFTRQDARDIKVGINGFSKAFSAIGGMSAGFFSSTAITKGFNQASVNLKYMNSGTISSGIAKAMGFFKGGETATAQSGGVNTFAGAQAMIDIAESAQKTLDSIRADLGSVQNQLVSTINNISVTQVNVKSAESQIRDVDFAEESANFSKYNILAQSGSYAMSQANAVQQNVLKLLQ; this is encoded by the coding sequence ATGGGTTTTAGAATAAATACAAATATTGCTGCGATGAACGCACATACAAACGCGGTTGTAAATAATCGTAGTTTAGACGGATCTTTAGGTAAGCTTAGCTCAGGTCTTCGTATCCAAACAGCGGCTGATGATGCTTCAGGTATGAGCATCGCTGATAGTCTAAGAGCTCAAGCTAGTGGGCTTGGTCAAGCAGTAAAAAATGCAAATGACGCTATAGGCATAGTTCAAACAGCTGATAAAGCTATGGATGAGCAAATCAAAATTCTTGATACTATCAAAACTAAAGCTATACAAGCAGCCCAAGATGGTCAAAATAGCGATTCACGTCGTGCACTTCAAAACGACATCTCAAGACTTCTTGAAGAGCTTGATAACATAGCTAAAACTACAAGTTTCAACGGACAACAACTTCTAAACGGAAGCTTTAGCAACAAAGAGTTCCAAATAGGCGCTTACTCAAACGAAACAGCTAAAGTAAGCATAGGCGCTACTGACTCAAACTCTATAGGTCATACTAGATTTGAAACTACTATGAATACAGTATGGAAACTAAGTGCAAGCGGTGGTGATATAACTGTGAAATTAAGCGGTATAGATGGTTTTCCTGCTGGATATACTTTTAAATCAATAAGTAAAGGAGTTTTAAGAGTAGACGGTTTTAAAGCTGTTGCCGAACAAGTAAATGCATTGGCTGATCAAACAGGTGTAAAAGCTAGTGCAAAAAATGTTCAGGTTATGTCAGTAGCAGTCCGAGGTGGAGATATAAAGGGGCTTAAAATAAACGGTGTTTTGATAGGCGATATAACAGTAAAAGCTGGAGATGATGGCAATATCTTAACTGCAGCTATAAACGCTAGAAAAGATGAAACAGGCGTAGAAGCTAGTATAGAAAACGGTAAACTAACCCTAGCAACTAAAGACGGTAGAGCTATAAATGTGGATACTACATCCGCAGGTGGATTTAGTTTAGCAGGTGGTGGTAATACCGGAAGCAAACAATCTGGTATAGCATATCTAGGTCAGCTTACTTTCACAAGACAAGATGCTAGGGATATAAAAGTAGGTATAAATGGTTTTTCGAAAGCTTTTTCTGCTATAGGCGGTATGTCTGCGGGATTTTTTTCTTCTACAGCCATTACTAAAGGTTTCAATCAAGCCTCAGTAAATTTAAAATACATGAACTCAGGCACTATCTCAAGCGGTATTGCTAAAGCTATGGGATTTTTTAAAGGCGGCGAAACTGCTACAGCTCAATCAGGCGGTGTAAATACCTTTGCTGGTGCTCAAGCTATGATAGATATCGCTGAATCTGCTCAAAAAACACTTGATAGCATCCGTGCCGATCTAGGTTCAGTACAAAACCAACTAGTAAGTACGATAAATAATATCAGCGTAACTCAAGTAAATGTTAAATCAGCAGAAAGCCAAATCCGTGATGTTGACTTCGCTGAAGAGAGCGCAAACTTCTCTAAATACAACATATTAGCGCAATCAGGAAGTTATGCGATGAGTCAAGCTAATGCCGTGCAACAAAACGTTCTTAAATTACTTCAGTAA
- a CDS encoding flagellin B, with protein sequence MGFRINTNIAAMSAHTNSVMNNRNLDSSLGKLSSGLRIQTAADDASGMSIADSLRAQANGLGQAIKNGNDAIGIVQTADKAMDEQIKILDTIKTKAIQAAQDGQSSDSRRALQNDISRLLEELDNIAKTTSFNGQQLLNGSFSNKEFQIGAYSNETAKVSIGATDSNSIGHTRFETTNNTVMKASLAGDLTVKLSGIDGFPAGYTFKTVDKATLKQDGYKAIAEQINAMTTQTGVKASVKNVQVMSTAVTAGTIHGLKINDVLIGDITIKAGDDGKILTAAINAKKDETGVEASIENGKLTLATKDGRAINVAVHTTAGNFSLAGGAKVLSKSGTLYLGQLTFTRQDARDIKVGINGISKMSSSGMSMGFLSSATITKAFNQASVNLKYMNSGNIISTIAQAMGFFNGGEKATAQSGGVNTFAGAQAMIDIAESAQKTLDRIRADLGSVQNQLVSTINNISVTQVNVKSAESQIRDVDFAEESANFSKFNILAQSGSYAMSQANTVQQNVLRLLQ encoded by the coding sequence ATGGGATTTAGAATAAATACAAATATTGCTGCGATGAGCGCACACACAAACTCGGTTATGAACAACCGCAACCTTGATAGCTCACTAGGTAAGCTTAGCTCAGGTCTTCGTATCCAAACAGCGGCTGATGATGCTTCAGGTATGAGCATCGCCGACTCTCTAAGAGCTCAAGCAAATGGTTTAGGTCAAGCTATCAAAAACGGTAATGATGCTATCGGTATCGTTCAAACAGCTGATAAAGCTATGGATGAGCAGATAAAAATTCTTGATACTATCAAAACTAAAGCCATCCAAGCAGCACAAGATGGTCAAAGTAGCGATTCACGTCGCGCACTTCAAAACGACATCTCAAGACTTCTTGAAGAGCTTGATAACATAGCTAAAACTACAAGTTTCAACGGACAACAACTTCTAAACGGAAGCTTTAGCAACAAAGAGTTCCAAATAGGCGCTTACTCAAACGAAACAGCTAAAGTAAGCATAGGTGCTACTGACTCAAACTCTATAGGTCATACTAGATTTGAAACTACGAATAATACTGTCATGAAAGCAAGTCTTGCTGGAGATTTAACTGTAAAATTAAGCGGTATAGACGGATTCCCTGCTGGATATACATTTAAAACTGTAGATAAGGCTACTTTGAAACAAGATGGCTATAAAGCTATAGCTGAGCAGATAAATGCTATGACTACTCAAACTGGAGTAAAAGCTAGTGTAAAAAATGTTCAAGTTATGTCTACAGCCGTAACTGCTGGAACTATACACGGTCTTAAAATAAACGATGTTTTGATAGGCGATATAACAATTAAAGCTGGAGATGATGGCAAAATCTTAACTGCAGCTATAAATGCTAAAAAAGATGAAACAGGCGTAGAAGCTAGTATAGAAAACGGTAAACTAACCCTAGCAACTAAAGACGGTAGAGCTATAAATGTAGCTGTACATACTACAGCTGGAAATTTTAGTCTTGCAGGCGGTGCAAAAGTATTGTCTAAAAGTGGTACATTATATCTAGGTCAGCTTACTTTCACAAGACAAGATGCTAGGGATATAAAAGTAGGTATAAATGGCATTTCGAAAATGTCAAGCTCAGGTATGTCTATGGGATTTTTATCTTCTGCAACCATTACTAAAGCCTTCAACCAAGCCTCTGTAAATTTAAAATATATGAATTCAGGAAATATCATAAGTACAATAGCTCAAGCTATGGGATTTTTTAACGGCGGTGAAAAAGCTACAGCTCAATCAGGCGGTGTAAATACCTTTGCTGGTGCTCAAGCTATGATAGATATAGCAGAGTCTGCTCAAAAAACACTAGATAGAATTCGTGCCGATCTAGGTTCAGTACAAAACCAACTAGTAAGTACGATAAATAATATCAGCGTAACTCAAGTAAATGTTAAATCAGCAGAAAGCCAAATCCGTGATGTTGACTTCGCTGAAGAGAGTGCGAACTTCTCTAAATTTAACATCCTTGCTCAAAGTGGTAGCTACGCGATGAGTCAAGCTAACACAGTGCAACAAAACGTTCTTAGATTACTTCAGTAA